One Serinicoccus chungangensis genomic window carries:
- the rpsH gene encoding 30S ribosomal protein S8 — MTMTDPIADMLTRIRNANSAHKDQVSMPYSKLKATIADILKAEGYIASWSSADAEVGTTLIIDLKYGPNRERSIAGVRRVSKPGLRVYAKSTNLPRVLGGLGVAIISTSSGLLTDRQAAEKGVGGEVLAYVW, encoded by the coding sequence ATGACCATGACCGACCCGATCGCGGACATGCTGACCCGGATCCGGAACGCCAACTCGGCGCACAAGGACCAGGTCTCCATGCCGTACTCCAAGCTGAAGGCGACCATCGCCGACATCCTCAAGGCCGAGGGCTACATCGCCTCCTGGTCCTCCGCGGATGCCGAGGTGGGAACCACGCTGATCATCGACCTCAAGTACGGCCCCAACCGGGAGCGCTCCATCGCCGGTGTGCGCCGCGTCTCCAAGCCGGGCCTGCGTGTCTACGCGAAGTCCACCAACCTGCCCCGCGTGCTGGGCGGCCTGGGCGTGGCGATCATCTCCACGTCCTCCGGCCTGCTCACCGACCGCCAGGCGGCCGAGAAGGGCGTCGGCGGCGAAGTGCTCGC
- a CDS encoding type Z 30S ribosomal protein S14 yields the protein MAKTALINKANRKPKFKVRAYTRCQRCGRPHSVYRKFGLCRICLREMAHAGELPGVTKSSW from the coding sequence ATGGCCAAGACGGCTCTCATCAACAAGGCCAACCGCAAGCCGAAGTTCAAGGTGCGCGCCTACACCCGCTGCCAGCGGTGCGGTCGCCCGCACTCGGTCTACCGCAAGTTCGGCCTGTGCCGGATCTGCCTGCGCGAGATGGCGCACGCCGGCGAGCTGCCCGGTGTCACCAAGTCGAGCTGGTGA